A section of the Acanthopagrus latus isolate v.2019 chromosome 20, fAcaLat1.1, whole genome shotgun sequence genome encodes:
- the adprh gene encoding ADP-ribosylarginine hydrolase gives MDRGSATLERYKAAMLLSGVGDALGYRNQLWEYNESGPAIHQELKELGGLKNIRVELPDWPVSDDTVLHLATAEGLATGKGGEELLHEVAARYVEGMKDMDGRKPGPSSILGVSQLKPGEDGGCRVPYNPEGTGCGAAMRSMCIGLRYPKPDQLLQLVAVAVETGRMTHPHPTGFLGAVASALFTAYAVQRRPMTTWGLGLINEACPIAKCFVQGRGFAVEETERDWGYFCDKWQWYLDQRGISNGKGPAVWPSAYGPAERDEAYKSFSLSGWAGRSGHDAPMIALDALLGAGSDWEELMSRAGFHGGDSDSTAVIACCCWGLLYGTQGVPEGNYSNLEYRDRLERSAEQLYALSH, from the exons CGGATCTGCTACACTGGAGCGCTACAAGGCGGCCATGTTGCTGAGTGGCGTCGGTGATGCTCTGGGATACAGGAATCAGCTGTGGGAGTACAACGAGTCAGGACCAGCTATTCATCAG gagctgaaggagctcGGCGGTCTGAAGAACATCAGGGTAGAGCTCCCTGATTGGCCCGTGAGCGACGACACAGTTCTGCATCTGGCGACGGCTGAAGGGCTGGCAACTG GGAAGGGTGGAGAGGAGCTCCTGCACGAGGTGGCCGCTCGATACGTGGAGGGGATGAAAGACATGGACGGGAGGAAGCCGGGGCCTTCGAGCATTCTGG GAGTCTCCCAGCTGAAGCCTGGAGAGGATGGGGGCTGCAGAGTGCCCTATAACCCCGAGGGGACAGGCTGCGGAGCGGCCATGAGGTCCATGTGCATTGGCCTCAG GTATCCGAAGCCCGACCAGCTCTTGCAGTTGGTGGCAGTTGCCGTGGAAACGGGCCGGATGACCCACCCTCACCCCACGGGCTTCCTGGGCGCGGTAGCATCGGCCCTTTTTACAGCGTACGCCGTCCAGCGCAGGCCGATGACGACGTGGGGTCTGGGCCTGATCAACGAGGCCTGTCCGATAGCAAAGTGCTTCGTTCAGGGTCGAGGCTTCGCcgtggaggagacggagagggacTGGGGCTACTTCTGTGACAAGTGGCAGTG GTATCTGGATCAGAGGGGCATCTCTAACGGGAAGGGCCCCGCGGTGTGGCCCTCCGCCTACGGCCCAGCTGAGCGAGACGAAGCCTACAAGAGCTTCAGCCTGTCAGGCTGGGCGGGACGCAGCGGCCACGACGCTCCAATGATAGCGCTGGACGCCCTGCTGGGGGCGGGTTCAGACTGGGAGGAGCTGATGAGCAGAGCGGGCTTTCATGGAG GCGACAGTGACAGCACAGCCGTGattgcctgctgctgctggggtcTCCTCTACGGCACCCAGGGGGTCCCTGAAGGCAACTACTCCAATTTGGAGTACCGGGACCGACTGGAGCGCAGTGCGGAGCAGCTCTACGCCCTGTCACACTGA
- the LOC119009489 gene encoding ataxin-2-like protein isoform X1, with product MLKQQQQAGSGGRKASNGTSGPGGMSSPVSGINSGNRTTAGRNRTSAKPSFQSSPVFEGVYNNARMLHFLTAVVGSTCDIRVKNGSVFEGIFKTLSSRCELAVDAVHKRSEEEGSTSAPPRREEITDTMIFSPSDLVTMICRDVDLNYATRDTFTDTAISSTRVNGEHKEKVLQRWEGGDSNGESYDLENDASNGWDANEMFRYNEVKYGITSTYDASLSMYTVPLEKGNSEVFRQREARAARLASEIESSPQYRHRVNLENDEGKSEEDKFSAVVRDAGDRERGRESPRDRERERGRDSPGAGNREGKYIPLPQRQREMNRERERAERGPGGPPPHNRLSGGYRSNPPSSSSPRPPLPSAAGPQSGTSSSERNSPLSGRGGAYVPHHPQGSPSPGPGSGPASPYTSASAGGPAQTSASASAAPSPASPPASHGHTVPHSHSLPHSLSEAGRPVNGVSARTSPKAQRPPQSSRTVRAANSHAQSTATRSPKSGSSQDPPYLDTSSVSLPAQKTSGPAPLFPVDVNEILGAAAKERSAESPSSTEDSKSSKAPSVQQRSQIEELRKFGKEFRLQASGGNSSSPSSPAAATPPAISEGTPPSAAKPSPSDAHPASEAKPQPLAPSPSQPQPQPSPAPAEDPSKDSAATPGATTAGPPATVSDRHSPAAPQPARTPGSEDIRSETSERTEGMPDQVKKSTLNPNAKEFNPIKPQMPMTKPNTAPTPPRPTPPSPVVLQHPGGQGPLYNAPYLSYVSQIHSVQPPPMYQYTMSTVSQGKYARAKGSVVAQRSDHGTSAPPMLQAAASAAGAPLVASPYAQSYLQYNPQQYGQQQVIQAMTPYPGQPMYSMLQGGARMIGQGGGPHPQALGPPGGPQFPSQGEGPQGPQQGIYAPQSFPHHSGAVHQPQPSSTPTGNQPPPQHAAPSPGQNAQSGPQPQSLYHSGPLSAPTPPNMPPGHTSPQGSYPIQGYSIHSHQGIPPSYPLGQLAQAHVQGPMSGPHHSGGHGQPQLVMLQPPPQQGPGSVPQHPQHGPQQGAHQHFYIGHPQAMQVQTHPASFHQPGN from the exons AtgctgaaacaacagcagcaagcCGGCTCAGGCGGGAGAAAGGCGTCTAACGGAACCTCGGGCCCCGGTGGTATGTCTTCCCCAGTCAGCGGCATCAACAGCGGCAACAGGACAACGGCCGGGAG AAACCGAACTTCTGCAAAGCCATCATTCCAGTCCTCTCCT GTGTTCGAGGGTGTGTACAACAATGCCAGAATGCTTCATTTCCTCACAGCTGTTGTG GGTTCCACCTGTGACATAAGAGTGAAGAATGGCAGTGTATTTGAAGGCATATTCAAGACTCTAAGCTCTCGG TGTGAGTTGGCTGTGGACGCTGTACACAAACGTAGCGAGGAAGAGGGCTCAACGTCAGCTCCACCACGGAGAGAGGAGATCACTGACACGATGATCTTCAGCCCATCAGACCTGGTGACTATGATCTGCAGAGATGTCGACCTCAACTACGCCACCAGAG ACACCTTCACAGACACAGCCATCAGCTCCACCCGTGTCAATGGAGAACACAAGGAGAAGGTTTTGCAGAGatgggagggaggagacagCAACGGAGAGAGTTACGATCTGGAAAATGATGCA TCCAATGGCTGGGATGCCAACGAGATGTTCCGTTACAATGAAGTGAAATATGGAATCACATCAACATACGATGCCAGCCTTTCCATGTATAC TGTGCCACTGGAGAAGGGCAACTCAGAGGTCTTCCGGCAGAGGGAGGCACGCGCTGCCCGCCTGGCCAGCGAGATCGAGTCAAGCCCCCAGTATCGACACCGGGTCAACCTGGAAAATGATGAGGGCAAAAGTGAGGAGGACAAGTTCAGCGCTGTGGTGCGGGACGCCGGTGATCGTGAGAGGGGCCGTGAGAGCCCCCGTGACAGGGAGCGTGAGAGGGGCCGAGACAGTCCTGGAGCCGGCAACAG ggAGGGCAAGTACATTCCATTACCTCAGCGCCAGAGAGAGATGAACCGGGAGAGAGAGCGTGCTGAGAGAGGTCCCGGAGGGCCTCCACCCCACAACCGACTCAGTGGAGGTTATCGCTCCAACCCCccatcctcttcatcccccAGACCCCCACTGCCCTCTGCTGCCGGGCCACAGTCCGGCACCTCCTCCTCAGAGAGGAACAGCCCTCTGTCAGGCCGAGGTGGGGCCTACGTTCCCCACCACCCCCAGGGAAGTCCAAGCCCTGGCCCGGGCTCTGGCCCCGCCAGCCCATACACATCCGCCTCTGCAGGAGGACCAGCACAGACATCAGCCTCCGCTTCCGCTGCTCCATCCCCAGCCAGCCCCCCTGCCTCACACGGACACACAGTCCCTCATTCCCACTCACTCCCACACTCACTGTCTGAAGCTGGCAGGCCTGTGAATGGAG TCTCTGCAAGAACATCTCCTAAAGCCCAAAGACCTCCACAGTCGAGTAGAACAGTCCGAGCTGCCAACTCACACGCTCAGTCCACAG CTACCCGCTCTCCTAAATCCGGCTCTTCCCAGGACCCGCCTTATTTGGACACATCGTCTGTCTCCCTGCCTGCCCAGAAGACGTCTGGCCCCGCCCCTCTCTTCCCTGTCGATG TGAACGAGATCCTTGGCGCTGCAGCAAAAGAACGCTCGGCCGAGAGccccagcagcacagaggacagCAAGAGTAGTAAAG CTCCCTCGGTCCAGCAAAGGTCGCAGATTGAGGAGCTGCGGAAATTTGGCAAGGAGTTCAGG CTCCAGGCAAGTGGAGGCAACTCAAGCTCTCCCAGCTCCCCGGCAGCCGCCACCCCtcctgccatcagtgagggcacACCACCCAGCGCAGCCAAACCCTCGCCATCAGACGCTCACCCTGCTTCAGAGGCCAAACCTCAGCCTCTAGCTCCAAGTCCCTCCCAGCCCCAACCTCAGCCCTCACCTGCCCCTGCTGAGGACCCCTCCAAGGACTCCGCAGCCACACCTGGTGCAACAACAGCAGGCCCCCCAGCAACCGTTTCAGACAGGCATTCACCAGCTGCTCCGCAGCCCGCCAGGACCCCTGGAAGCGAGGACATCAGGTCTGAGACGTCGGAGCGGACAGAGGGCATGCCAGA CCAAGTGAAGAAATCAACCTTAAATCCTAACGCTAAAGAGTTCAACCCTATCAAACCTCAAATGCCTATG ACGAAGCCCAACACTGCGCCCACCCCACCTCGGCCAACTCCTCCAAGCCCGGTGGTCCTTCAGCACCCAGGTGGACAGGGGCCACTCTACAACGCCCCCTACCTCTCCTATGTGTCACAGATCCACTCTGTGCAG CCCCCTCCAATGTATCAGTACACCATGTCTACAGTCAGCCAGGGGAAATACGCTAGGGCCAAAG GCTCAGTAGTGGCTCAGCGCTCTGACCATGGCACTTCAGCACCACCCATGTTACAAGCCGCAGCTTCAGCCGCCGGGGCCCCACTGGTAGCGTCCCCTTACGCTCAGTCCTACCTGCAGTACAACCCACAGCAGTACGGCCAGCAGCAGGTCATCCAGGCTATGACACCCTACCCTGGACAG ccGATGTACTCCATGCTGCAGGGTGGAGCCAGGATGATAGGTCAAGGCGGGGGTCCCCACCCACAAGCCCTGGGACCTCCAGGAGGCCCCCAGTTCCCTTCACAGGGAGAGGGACCTCAGGGACCACAGCAAGGCATCTATG CTCCACAGTCCTTCCCCCACCACTCAGGTGCAGTTCATCAGCCCCAACCTTCCAGTACCCCAACAGGCAACCAGCCCCCTCCTCAGCATGCTGCACCTAGCCCTGGACAG AACGCCCAGTCAGGCCCACAGCCCCAGTCCTTGTACCACTCAGGTCCCCTGTCAGCACCCACCCCACCCAACATGCCGCCAGGCCACACGTCTCCACAGGGCTCTTACCCCATCCAGGGCTACAGCATCCACAGCCACCAGGGCATCCCACCATCATACCCCCTGGGACAGTTAGCACAG GCCCACGTACAGGGACCCATGTCAGGTCCCCACCACTCGGGGGGACACGGTCAGCCCCAGTTAGTGATGTTGCAGCCGCCCCCTCAGCAGGGCCCCGGCTCAGTGCCCCAGCACCCCCAGCACGGACCTCAGCAGGGAGCACACCAACATTTTTACATAGGACATCCACAAG CAATGCAGGTACAAACACACCCTGCTTCCTTCCATCAGCCTGGAAACTAA
- the LOC119009489 gene encoding ataxin-2-like protein isoform X2, with amino-acid sequence MSSPVSGINSGNRTTAGRNRTSAKPSFQSSPVFEGVYNNARMLHFLTAVVGSTCDIRVKNGSVFEGIFKTLSSRCELAVDAVHKRSEEEGSTSAPPRREEITDTMIFSPSDLVTMICRDVDLNYATRDTFTDTAISSTRVNGEHKEKVLQRWEGGDSNGESYDLENDASNGWDANEMFRYNEVKYGITSTYDASLSMYTVPLEKGNSEVFRQREARAARLASEIESSPQYRHRVNLENDEGKSEEDKFSAVVRDAGDRERGRESPRDRERERGRDSPGAGNREGKYIPLPQRQREMNRERERAERGPGGPPPHNRLSGGYRSNPPSSSSPRPPLPSAAGPQSGTSSSERNSPLSGRGGAYVPHHPQGSPSPGPGSGPASPYTSASAGGPAQTSASASAAPSPASPPASHGHTVPHSHSLPHSLSEAGRPVNGVSARTSPKAQRPPQSSRTVRAANSHAQSTATRSPKSGSSQDPPYLDTSSVSLPAQKTSGPAPLFPVDVNEILGAAAKERSAESPSSTEDSKSSKAPSVQQRSQIEELRKFGKEFRLQASGGNSSSPSSPAAATPPAISEGTPPSAAKPSPSDAHPASEAKPQPLAPSPSQPQPQPSPAPAEDPSKDSAATPGATTAGPPATVSDRHSPAAPQPARTPGSEDIRSETSERTEGMPDQVKKSTLNPNAKEFNPIKPQMPMTKPNTAPTPPRPTPPSPVVLQHPGGQGPLYNAPYLSYVSQIHSVQPPPMYQYTMSTVSQGKYARAKGSVVAQRSDHGTSAPPMLQAAASAAGAPLVASPYAQSYLQYNPQQYGQQQVIQAMTPYPGQPMYSMLQGGARMIGQGGGPHPQALGPPGGPQFPSQGEGPQGPQQGIYAPQSFPHHSGAVHQPQPSSTPTGNQPPPQHAAPSPGQNAQSGPQPQSLYHSGPLSAPTPPNMPPGHTSPQGSYPIQGYSIHSHQGIPPSYPLGQLAQAHVQGPMSGPHHSGGHGQPQLVMLQPPPQQGPGSVPQHPQHGPQQGAHQHFYIGHPQAMQVQTHPASFHQPGN; translated from the exons ATGTCTTCCCCAGTCAGCGGCATCAACAGCGGCAACAGGACAACGGCCGGGAG AAACCGAACTTCTGCAAAGCCATCATTCCAGTCCTCTCCT GTGTTCGAGGGTGTGTACAACAATGCCAGAATGCTTCATTTCCTCACAGCTGTTGTG GGTTCCACCTGTGACATAAGAGTGAAGAATGGCAGTGTATTTGAAGGCATATTCAAGACTCTAAGCTCTCGG TGTGAGTTGGCTGTGGACGCTGTACACAAACGTAGCGAGGAAGAGGGCTCAACGTCAGCTCCACCACGGAGAGAGGAGATCACTGACACGATGATCTTCAGCCCATCAGACCTGGTGACTATGATCTGCAGAGATGTCGACCTCAACTACGCCACCAGAG ACACCTTCACAGACACAGCCATCAGCTCCACCCGTGTCAATGGAGAACACAAGGAGAAGGTTTTGCAGAGatgggagggaggagacagCAACGGAGAGAGTTACGATCTGGAAAATGATGCA TCCAATGGCTGGGATGCCAACGAGATGTTCCGTTACAATGAAGTGAAATATGGAATCACATCAACATACGATGCCAGCCTTTCCATGTATAC TGTGCCACTGGAGAAGGGCAACTCAGAGGTCTTCCGGCAGAGGGAGGCACGCGCTGCCCGCCTGGCCAGCGAGATCGAGTCAAGCCCCCAGTATCGACACCGGGTCAACCTGGAAAATGATGAGGGCAAAAGTGAGGAGGACAAGTTCAGCGCTGTGGTGCGGGACGCCGGTGATCGTGAGAGGGGCCGTGAGAGCCCCCGTGACAGGGAGCGTGAGAGGGGCCGAGACAGTCCTGGAGCCGGCAACAG ggAGGGCAAGTACATTCCATTACCTCAGCGCCAGAGAGAGATGAACCGGGAGAGAGAGCGTGCTGAGAGAGGTCCCGGAGGGCCTCCACCCCACAACCGACTCAGTGGAGGTTATCGCTCCAACCCCccatcctcttcatcccccAGACCCCCACTGCCCTCTGCTGCCGGGCCACAGTCCGGCACCTCCTCCTCAGAGAGGAACAGCCCTCTGTCAGGCCGAGGTGGGGCCTACGTTCCCCACCACCCCCAGGGAAGTCCAAGCCCTGGCCCGGGCTCTGGCCCCGCCAGCCCATACACATCCGCCTCTGCAGGAGGACCAGCACAGACATCAGCCTCCGCTTCCGCTGCTCCATCCCCAGCCAGCCCCCCTGCCTCACACGGACACACAGTCCCTCATTCCCACTCACTCCCACACTCACTGTCTGAAGCTGGCAGGCCTGTGAATGGAG TCTCTGCAAGAACATCTCCTAAAGCCCAAAGACCTCCACAGTCGAGTAGAACAGTCCGAGCTGCCAACTCACACGCTCAGTCCACAG CTACCCGCTCTCCTAAATCCGGCTCTTCCCAGGACCCGCCTTATTTGGACACATCGTCTGTCTCCCTGCCTGCCCAGAAGACGTCTGGCCCCGCCCCTCTCTTCCCTGTCGATG TGAACGAGATCCTTGGCGCTGCAGCAAAAGAACGCTCGGCCGAGAGccccagcagcacagaggacagCAAGAGTAGTAAAG CTCCCTCGGTCCAGCAAAGGTCGCAGATTGAGGAGCTGCGGAAATTTGGCAAGGAGTTCAGG CTCCAGGCAAGTGGAGGCAACTCAAGCTCTCCCAGCTCCCCGGCAGCCGCCACCCCtcctgccatcagtgagggcacACCACCCAGCGCAGCCAAACCCTCGCCATCAGACGCTCACCCTGCTTCAGAGGCCAAACCTCAGCCTCTAGCTCCAAGTCCCTCCCAGCCCCAACCTCAGCCCTCACCTGCCCCTGCTGAGGACCCCTCCAAGGACTCCGCAGCCACACCTGGTGCAACAACAGCAGGCCCCCCAGCAACCGTTTCAGACAGGCATTCACCAGCTGCTCCGCAGCCCGCCAGGACCCCTGGAAGCGAGGACATCAGGTCTGAGACGTCGGAGCGGACAGAGGGCATGCCAGA CCAAGTGAAGAAATCAACCTTAAATCCTAACGCTAAAGAGTTCAACCCTATCAAACCTCAAATGCCTATG ACGAAGCCCAACACTGCGCCCACCCCACCTCGGCCAACTCCTCCAAGCCCGGTGGTCCTTCAGCACCCAGGTGGACAGGGGCCACTCTACAACGCCCCCTACCTCTCCTATGTGTCACAGATCCACTCTGTGCAG CCCCCTCCAATGTATCAGTACACCATGTCTACAGTCAGCCAGGGGAAATACGCTAGGGCCAAAG GCTCAGTAGTGGCTCAGCGCTCTGACCATGGCACTTCAGCACCACCCATGTTACAAGCCGCAGCTTCAGCCGCCGGGGCCCCACTGGTAGCGTCCCCTTACGCTCAGTCCTACCTGCAGTACAACCCACAGCAGTACGGCCAGCAGCAGGTCATCCAGGCTATGACACCCTACCCTGGACAG ccGATGTACTCCATGCTGCAGGGTGGAGCCAGGATGATAGGTCAAGGCGGGGGTCCCCACCCACAAGCCCTGGGACCTCCAGGAGGCCCCCAGTTCCCTTCACAGGGAGAGGGACCTCAGGGACCACAGCAAGGCATCTATG CTCCACAGTCCTTCCCCCACCACTCAGGTGCAGTTCATCAGCCCCAACCTTCCAGTACCCCAACAGGCAACCAGCCCCCTCCTCAGCATGCTGCACCTAGCCCTGGACAG AACGCCCAGTCAGGCCCACAGCCCCAGTCCTTGTACCACTCAGGTCCCCTGTCAGCACCCACCCCACCCAACATGCCGCCAGGCCACACGTCTCCACAGGGCTCTTACCCCATCCAGGGCTACAGCATCCACAGCCACCAGGGCATCCCACCATCATACCCCCTGGGACAGTTAGCACAG GCCCACGTACAGGGACCCATGTCAGGTCCCCACCACTCGGGGGGACACGGTCAGCCCCAGTTAGTGATGTTGCAGCCGCCCCCTCAGCAGGGCCCCGGCTCAGTGCCCCAGCACCCCCAGCACGGACCTCAGCAGGGAGCACACCAACATTTTTACATAGGACATCCACAAG CAATGCAGGTACAAACACACCCTGCTTCCTTCCATCAGCCTGGAAACTAA
- the mto1 gene encoding protein MTO1 homolog, mitochondrial, translated as MLSNKLPPLRSFLVQVSRGASHLARQQYDVIVVGGGHAGTEAAAAAARVGAETLLVTQKIHTIGALSCNPSLGGVGKGQLVKEVDALDGLCGRAGDWAGIHFSILNRRKGPAVWGPRAQLDRQLYREFIQSELLSTPRLTVLEGSVEELLVTEPDPEEPGHHRVTGICLANGSQPISASSVVLTTGTFLSGSLFMGQTSSPGGRIGEAPSSAGLSHTLRERLGLRIGRLRTGTPPRIVKDSVDLSLAELFPSDSRPTPFSFLNTQTRCKPEDQLPCHLTHTTPGVERVVMESLHLNCHIQEDTKGPRYCPSIESRVLRFPGRQHQVWLEPEGLTSDLLYPQGLSMTMPPNEQLRLIREIPALHRAEIHTPGYGVQYDFVCPTQLSPALQVKNTQGLFLAGQINGTTGYEEAAAQGLWAGVNAARWALSLPAVMLSRTESYIGVLIDDLVSRGVTEPYRMFTSRAEFRTSLRPDNADLRLTLKGFEEVGCVSSVRYREAVRVRDSLQDALEALHTLNLSTPTWRKKLPNICISEVKNIILTGMRMLQYRDVSFEMLASIFPECLSPYMEFSQRLKIEAVYRPHCDLRRKEIERIQKEEKMSLPQDIDYFTLPVSLSQEVREILDRVRPSTLGAATRLQGITPAAIVHLFNYIRHMEQKRRRKQSDQKEERGEELCATNASLPQ; from the exons ATGCTTTCAAACAAGCTTCCCCCCCTGCGGAGTTTCCTGGTACAGGTTTCCAGAGGGGCCAGTCACCTTGCTCGACAGCAGTATGATGTCATTGTTGTGGGTGGGGGCCATGCAGGGACCGAGGCGGCGGCCGCAGCAGCCAGAGTGGGAGCTGAGACGCTCCTGGTCACACAGAAGATCCACACCATCG gCGCTCTGTCCTGTAACCCCTCTCTGGGAGGAGTGGGGAAGGGACAGCTGGTGAAGGAGGTAGATGCCCTGGATGGGCTGTGTGGTCGAGCAGGAGACTGGGCTGGGATCCATTTCTCCATCCTGAATCGTAGAAAAGGCCCTGCCGTGTGGGGCCCGAGGGCCCAGCTGGACCGCCAGCTCTACCGTGAATTCATTCAG TCTGAGCTGCTGTCCACTCCGAGGCTGACAGTGTTGGAGGGCTcagtggaggagctgctggtgacAGAACCAGACCCAGAGGAGCCGGGACACCACAGAGTCACTGGGATATGTTTGG CAAATGGAAGCCAGCCCATCTCAGCCAGCTCCGTGGTTCTCACTACCGGTACGTTCCTGTCTGGCTCTCTCTTCATGGGCCAGACATCGTCGCCAGGGGGCCGGATTGGAGAAGCGCCGTCGAGTGCTGGGTTGTCCCATACGTTGAGGGAGAGGCTGGGGCTGAGGATCGGCAGGCTGAGGACCGGTACCCCTCCCAGGATTGTGAAGGATTCAGTTGACCTTTCCCTGGCTGAACTATTCCCCTCTGACAGTAGACCGACTCCATTCAGCTTCCTTAATACACAAACGCGCTGCAAG CCTGAAGACCAGCTTCCCTGCCACCTGACCCATACGACGCCTGGTGTAGAGAGAGTGGTGATGGAGAGTCTTCATCTCAACTGTCACATACAGGAAGACACCAAGGGTCCCAG GTACTGCCCCTCCATTGAGTCCAGAGTGCTTCGCTTTCCGGGCCGACAGCACCAGGTGTGGCTGGAGCCCGAGgggttgacctctgacctcttgtACCCTCAGGGTCTATCCATGACCATGCCCCCCAACGAGCAGCTCCGCCTCATCAGAGAAATCCCCGCCTTGCACAGAGCGGAGATCCACACACCCG GCTATGGTGTGCAGTACGACTTTGTGTGTCCCACTCAGCTGAGTCCTGCCCTCCAGGTGAAAAACACCCAGGGTCTCTTTCTGGCCGGTCAGATTAACGGAACGACGGGGTACGAGGAGGCTGCTGCACAG GGCCTGTGGGCGGGGGTGAACGCTGCCCGCTGGGCGCTCTCCTTGCCAGCAGTGATGCTGTCGCGCACGGAGAGTTACATTGGCGTTCTCATTGATGATCTGGTGAGTCGAGGCGTCACAGAGCCCTACCGCATGTTCACCAGCCGGGCTGAGTTCAGAACCTCTCTAAGGCCGGACAACGCTGACCTCCGTCTTACTCTGAAAG ggtTTGAGGAGGTGGGATGTGTATCCTCTGTACGCTACCGGGAGGCTGTGAGAGTGCGGGACAGTCTGCAGGACGCACTGGAGGCCCTTCATACGCTCAATTTGTCGACCCCCACCTGGAGGAAAAAGCTGCCCAACATCTGCATCAGTGAGGTTAAGAACATCATACTGAC TGGTATGAGAATGCTGCAGTACAGAGATGTCTCATTTGAAATGTTGGCATCCATCTTcccagagtgcctttcaccTTACATGGAGTTCTCACAAAGACTCAAGATAGAGG CTGTTTACCGGCCACACTGTGACCTACGGAGGAAAGAGATTGAGAGAAtccagaaggaggagaagatgtCTCTGCCACAGGACATAGACTATTTCACTCTGCCGGTGTCACTTTCTCAGGAAGTCAGAGAGATTTTAGACAGAGTTCGACCCAGCACT CTGGGTGCTGCTACACGTTTGCAAGGCATCACTCCAGCTGCAATCGTCCATCTCTTCAACTACATACGCCACATGGAACAAAAGAGGAGACGAAAACAATCAGAccaaaaggaggagagaggagaggagctgtgtGCGACAAATGCGTCTTTACCTCAGTGA